Proteins co-encoded in one Arthrobacter globiformis genomic window:
- a CDS encoding NAD-dependent malic enzyme, whose protein sequence is MANPSPGNSITLRVEAPSSFTATSELAAAVGAAGAAITALDVTESHHETLVVDVTCNTTDQDHADRVKDALNALDGVTVRNVSDRTFLMHLGGKLEVVPKVALRNRDDLSRAYTPGVARVCLAIAENPDAARNLTVKRNTIAVVTDGSAVLGLGNIGPAAALPVMEGKAALFKQFANVDAWPVCLDTQDTEEIIKIVKALAPVYGGVNLEDIAAPRCFEIENRLREELDIPVFHDDQHGTAIVTLAALVNALRVVGKKLSEVKIVVSGVGAAGSAIIQLLKAQGAQHIVAAGRSGAIHSGEKYDDEHRSWIAANTNAEGFAGTLHEALKGADVFIGVSAPHVIGEEQVASMADKAIVFAMANPTPEIDPTVASKHAAVVATGRSDFPNQINNVLAFPGFFRGLLDAGASDITPEMLVAAAEAIANRVADDELNASYIIPSVFDPHVAADVAAAVAAAAHAAAGTGIAKATAEDSTEEAAPADAALANA, encoded by the coding sequence ATGGCGAACCCGAGCCCCGGAAACTCAATCACCCTGCGCGTGGAAGCCCCCTCGAGCTTCACGGCCACCAGCGAGCTCGCGGCAGCCGTCGGTGCGGCCGGAGCAGCCATCACTGCGCTGGACGTCACCGAGTCCCACCACGAGACCCTGGTTGTCGACGTCACGTGCAACACCACCGACCAGGACCACGCGGACCGCGTGAAGGATGCGCTCAACGCGCTCGACGGCGTCACCGTCCGCAACGTCTCGGACCGCACGTTCCTGATGCACCTCGGCGGCAAGCTCGAGGTGGTCCCGAAGGTAGCCCTGCGCAACCGCGACGACCTCTCCCGCGCTTACACCCCTGGCGTCGCCCGCGTCTGCCTTGCCATCGCCGAAAACCCCGACGCCGCCCGGAACCTGACGGTCAAGCGGAACACGATCGCCGTGGTCACCGACGGTTCTGCCGTCCTGGGCCTCGGCAACATCGGCCCCGCAGCCGCGCTTCCAGTCATGGAGGGCAAGGCCGCGCTGTTCAAGCAGTTCGCCAACGTTGATGCCTGGCCGGTCTGCCTGGACACCCAGGACACCGAGGAAATCATCAAAATCGTCAAGGCCCTCGCCCCGGTCTATGGCGGCGTCAACCTCGAGGACATCGCCGCACCGCGCTGCTTCGAGATCGAGAACCGGCTCCGCGAGGAACTGGACATCCCGGTCTTCCACGATGACCAGCACGGCACCGCGATCGTCACGCTGGCCGCGCTGGTCAACGCCCTCCGCGTCGTGGGCAAGAAGCTTTCCGAGGTCAAGATCGTGGTCTCCGGCGTCGGCGCCGCCGGCTCCGCGATCATCCAACTCCTCAAGGCCCAGGGCGCGCAGCACATCGTCGCCGCCGGCCGCTCCGGCGCCATCCACTCGGGTGAGAAGTACGACGACGAACACCGCAGCTGGATCGCGGCCAACACCAACGCGGAAGGCTTTGCCGGCACGCTGCACGAGGCCCTCAAAGGTGCCGACGTCTTCATCGGCGTGAGCGCACCGCACGTGATCGGCGAGGAGCAGGTTGCCTCGATGGCGGACAAAGCCATCGTCTTCGCCATGGCCAACCCGACGCCGGAAATCGACCCGACAGTGGCATCCAAGCATGCCGCCGTCGTCGCCACCGGCCGCAGCGACTTCCCCAACCAGATCAACAACGTCCTGGCCTTCCCGGGCTTCTTCCGCGGGCTGCTGGACGCCGGGGCATCGGACATCACGCCGGAGATGCTGGTGGCCGCCGCAGAGGCGATCGCCAACCGGGTTGCTGACGACGAGCTCAACGCCAGCTACATCATCCCCAGCGTCTTCGACCCCCACGTTGCCGCTGACGTCGCGGCAGCAGTCGCCGCCGCAGCCCACGCCGCAGCCGGTACTGGCATCGCGAAGGCAACAGCGGAAGACTCAACAGAAGAAGCAGCGCCCGCGGACGCGGCTCTCGCCAACGCCTGA
- a CDS encoding 8-oxoguanine deaminase: protein MTQLFDSPSTVPQPEPESRLWIRNPLAAFTANGLDASGGLVVSGGRIVEVLGAGRTPSAPCQRTFDAGSHVVLPGLINTHHHFYQTLTRAWGPVANAPLFPWLQNLYPVWARLTPPDLELAATVALAELLLSGCTTAADHHYLFPAGMEDAIDVEIGAVRRLGMRATLTRGSMTLGEDDGGLPPQSTVQTPEAVLADSERLISEYHERGDGAAIQIALAPCSPFSVTKEIMAESAALADRHDVRLHTHLAETLDEEQFCLETFGLRTVDYLDSVGWLTDRTWLGHGIHFSDAEIARLGAAGTAVAHCPTSNMRLASGTARVLELEEAGVPVGLGVDGSASNDASNMILEARQALYLQRLRYGAQVPVERALGWATRGSAAVLGRPDLGQLAPDMQADLALFRLDDLRFSGSHDPLAALLLCAADRADRVMVGGEWRVVDGQIPGLDVAGLVAEHSAAARRLVNG from the coding sequence ATGACCCAGCTCTTTGACTCTCCCTCGACGGTCCCGCAGCCGGAGCCTGAATCCCGGCTCTGGATCCGGAACCCGCTGGCTGCCTTCACCGCCAACGGCCTCGACGCCTCGGGCGGCCTGGTGGTAAGCGGCGGCAGGATTGTGGAGGTGCTTGGCGCCGGACGGACGCCCTCCGCACCCTGCCAGCGGACCTTCGACGCCGGCAGCCACGTTGTGCTCCCCGGCCTGATCAACACCCATCACCACTTCTACCAAACGCTCACCCGCGCATGGGGTCCGGTGGCCAACGCTCCCCTGTTCCCCTGGCTGCAGAACCTCTACCCGGTCTGGGCCAGGCTGACCCCGCCGGATCTTGAACTCGCAGCCACCGTGGCCCTTGCCGAACTGCTGCTCTCCGGCTGCACCACCGCCGCCGACCACCACTATCTCTTCCCCGCGGGGATGGAGGACGCGATCGACGTCGAAATCGGCGCCGTCCGGCGACTCGGCATGCGGGCCACCCTGACCCGCGGCTCCATGACACTGGGAGAGGACGACGGCGGGCTGCCGCCGCAGTCGACGGTGCAGACACCGGAGGCGGTGCTGGCGGACAGTGAGCGTCTGATCAGCGAGTATCACGAGCGCGGAGACGGCGCCGCGATCCAGATTGCGCTGGCGCCCTGCTCGCCGTTTTCCGTCACCAAGGAGATCATGGCCGAGAGCGCGGCACTGGCGGACCGGCATGACGTCCGGCTGCACACGCACCTCGCGGAGACCCTTGACGAGGAGCAATTCTGCCTCGAGACGTTCGGGCTGCGGACCGTGGACTACCTGGACAGCGTGGGCTGGCTGACGGACAGGACGTGGCTGGGCCACGGCATCCATTTCAGCGACGCTGAAATCGCCCGGCTGGGAGCGGCGGGAACCGCCGTCGCCCATTGCCCGACGTCGAACATGCGCCTCGCGTCCGGCACCGCCCGGGTGCTCGAACTGGAGGAAGCGGGCGTGCCCGTGGGGCTGGGAGTGGACGGATCGGCGTCGAACGATGCCTCCAACATGATTCTCGAGGCGCGGCAGGCGCTGTACCTGCAGCGCCTCCGCTACGGCGCGCAGGTTCCCGTCGAGCGCGCGCTGGGCTGGGCCACCCGCGGGTCGGCGGCGGTGCTGGGACGGCCGGACCTGGGCCAGTTGGCGCCCGACATGCAGGCGGACCTGGCCCTTTTCCGGCTGGACGACCTGCGGTTCTCCGGCAGCCACGATCCCCTCGCCGCCCTGCTGCTGTGCGCCGCCGACCGCGCGGACCGCGTGATGGTGGGCGGCGAGTGGCGCGTGGTGGACGGTCAGATTCCGGGACTGGATGTGGCCGGCCTGGTTGCGGAGCATTCGGCGGCGGCGCGGCGGCTCGTGAACGGCTGA
- a CDS encoding IclR family transcriptional regulator produces MAEKATGGVQSVERVFELLELITDAGGDVTLSELSSSTDLPLPTIHRLLRTLVALGYIRQLPNRRYALGPRLIRLGEGANKQLGALARPQLKSLVDRLGETSNMAVLDSDMVIYVAQVPSLHSMRMFTEVGRRAHTHDTGVGKAILAQLDDEVVRGIVTRTGMPTPTAKSIGDFDSLIADLNRIRERGYSIDEEEQELGVRCFAMAVPNAPTPTAISVSGPVSRVDQAFADRAVPLLREAAQAISDELNQN; encoded by the coding sequence ATGGCTGAGAAAGCCACCGGAGGCGTGCAGTCCGTTGAGCGCGTCTTTGAACTTTTGGAACTGATCACCGACGCCGGCGGCGACGTGACACTCAGCGAGCTCTCCTCCTCCACGGACCTGCCCCTGCCGACCATCCACCGGCTGCTGCGCACGCTCGTGGCGCTGGGATACATCCGGCAGCTGCCCAACCGGCGCTACGCCCTCGGTCCGCGGCTGATCCGGCTCGGCGAAGGCGCCAACAAGCAGCTCGGTGCCCTGGCGCGGCCGCAGCTGAAGTCCCTCGTGGACCGGCTGGGGGAGACGTCCAACATGGCCGTGCTGGACTCGGACATGGTGATCTACGTGGCGCAGGTGCCGTCGCTGCACTCGATGCGCATGTTCACCGAGGTAGGCCGCCGCGCCCATACGCATGACACCGGCGTCGGCAAGGCAATCCTGGCGCAGCTGGACGACGAGGTGGTGCGCGGCATCGTGACCCGCACCGGCATGCCCACGCCCACGGCCAAGAGCATCGGCGACTTCGATTCCCTGATCGCTGACCTGAACCGGATCCGGGAACGGGGCTACTCGATTGACGAGGAGGAGCAGGAGCTCGGCGTGCGCTGCTTCGCCATGGCCGTGCCCAACGCGCCCACGCCCACCGCCATCTCCGTCTCGGGGCCCGTTTCCCGCGTGGACCAGGCCTTCGCCGACCGCGCCGTGCCGCTCCTGCGCGAAGCAGCCCAGGCCATCTCGGACGAGCTCAACCAAAACTAA
- the pucL gene encoding factor-independent urate hydroxylase, translated as MSNKIVLGHNQYGKAEVRVVKITRDTDRHEIEDLNVTSQLRGDFEAAHLEGDNAHVVATDTQKNTIYAFAREGVGSPEAFLLRLGEHFTSSFDWVTGGRWEAESYAWERIQAHGSAHDHSFVRKGQEVRTAVLVRDGAATHLISGLKDLTVLKSTQSGFVGYPKDKYTTLPETTDRILATDVSARWRFRAGTDFSSLDFNKSYEDVKSLLLEGFTEKYSHALQQTLFDMGAKVLEAHSEIEEIKFSMPNKHHFLVDLAPFGLDNPNEVFYAADRPYGLIEATVLRDDAEAADAAWSGIAGFC; from the coding sequence ATGAGCAACAAGATCGTCCTCGGCCACAACCAGTACGGCAAGGCCGAAGTCCGCGTCGTCAAGATCACCCGCGACACCGACCGCCATGAGATCGAGGACCTGAACGTCACGTCGCAGCTCCGCGGGGACTTCGAAGCCGCCCACCTCGAAGGCGACAACGCCCACGTGGTGGCCACCGACACCCAGAAGAACACCATCTACGCCTTCGCCCGGGAAGGCGTCGGCTCCCCCGAGGCTTTCCTGCTGCGCCTCGGCGAGCACTTCACCTCCAGCTTTGACTGGGTCACCGGCGGCCGCTGGGAAGCCGAGTCCTACGCCTGGGAACGCATTCAGGCACACGGCAGCGCGCACGACCACTCCTTCGTCCGCAAGGGCCAGGAAGTCCGCACCGCCGTCCTGGTCCGCGACGGCGCAGCCACCCACCTGATCTCCGGGCTCAAGGACCTGACCGTCCTGAAGTCCACGCAGTCCGGCTTCGTCGGGTACCCAAAGGACAAGTACACCACCCTGCCGGAAACCACCGACCGCATCCTGGCGACCGATGTCTCGGCCCGCTGGCGCTTCAGGGCCGGCACGGATTTCAGCTCGCTGGACTTCAACAAGAGCTACGAGGACGTCAAGAGCCTCCTGCTTGAAGGCTTCACCGAGAAGTACTCCCACGCCCTCCAGCAGACCCTGTTCGACATGGGCGCGAAGGTCCTGGAAGCCCACAGCGAGATCGAGGAAATCAAGTTCTCGATGCCCAACAAGCACCACTTCCTGGTGGACCTCGCGCCGTTCGGACTCGACAACCCCAACGAGGTCTTCTACGCGGCCGACCGCCCGTACGGACTCATCGAAGCCACCGTCCTGCGCGACGACGCCGAGGCAGCCGACGCTGCCTGGTCAGGCATCGCCGGCTTCTGCTAG
- a CDS encoding NCS2 family permease: MAEMTILDNTAEQQAALQGAGQTAALEMYPATGKAQRGNGPKPPASTSFLDRFFHITRRGSTVAREVRGGLVTFFTMAYIVILNPLILGGFSADNAPTDVAGGWLSAAQVGAVTGLTAGVMTIAFGLIANLPFGLAAGLGINSFLAVAVIQEVTWAEAMGLVVINGILIVLFGVTGARTAIFRAVPKELKAAITVGIGLFIAFIGFVDSGFVKATAGGPPVQLGDNGSITSMPTMVFIVGLLAMGILVARKVQGGLLIGIVATTALAAVVEAFLHIGPASETNPGGWHLNTPVLSGHLVSAPDLGLVGQFDLFGAFGRIGGLAATMLVFTLVFTNFFDAMGTMTGLAKSAGVAHKDGTFPRLKSAFIVEGVGAVMGGATSGSSNTVYIDSAAGIGEGARTGLASVVTGALFLGSMFLTPLTSVVPLEVAAAALVVVGAMMMAQIREIKFTKFAVALPAFLTIVTMPLSYSIANGIGVGFVSWAVIGAASGKAKKIHPLMWVVTAGFVVYFARGPVSALLGA, from the coding sequence GTGGCTGAAATGACAATCCTGGACAATACCGCTGAACAGCAGGCTGCGCTTCAGGGTGCAGGGCAGACAGCGGCACTCGAAATGTACCCGGCAACCGGAAAGGCACAGCGGGGCAACGGCCCCAAGCCCCCGGCGTCGACCTCGTTCCTTGACCGCTTCTTCCACATCACCCGGCGCGGTTCCACCGTGGCCCGGGAAGTGCGGGGCGGGCTGGTCACCTTCTTCACGATGGCCTACATCGTCATCCTGAATCCGCTGATCCTGGGCGGCTTCAGCGCGGACAACGCCCCGACTGACGTCGCCGGCGGCTGGCTTTCAGCCGCGCAGGTGGGCGCCGTCACCGGGCTGACAGCCGGTGTCATGACCATCGCGTTCGGCCTGATCGCCAACCTGCCATTCGGCCTGGCGGCCGGGCTGGGCATCAACTCCTTCCTTGCCGTGGCGGTGATCCAGGAAGTCACCTGGGCCGAGGCCATGGGCCTGGTGGTCATCAACGGCATCCTGATCGTCCTGTTTGGTGTCACCGGCGCGCGGACCGCGATTTTCCGGGCCGTGCCCAAGGAACTGAAGGCCGCCATCACGGTGGGCATCGGCCTGTTCATCGCCTTCATCGGCTTCGTGGACTCGGGCTTCGTCAAGGCCACGGCCGGCGGACCGCCGGTCCAGCTCGGCGACAACGGCTCCATCACCTCCATGCCCACCATGGTGTTCATCGTGGGCCTGCTGGCCATGGGTATCCTGGTGGCACGGAAGGTCCAGGGCGGCCTGCTCATCGGCATCGTTGCCACCACGGCTCTGGCCGCCGTCGTCGAGGCATTCCTGCACATCGGCCCCGCCAGCGAAACGAACCCGGGCGGCTGGCACCTGAACACGCCGGTGCTGTCGGGCCATCTAGTCTCTGCGCCGGATCTTGGCCTCGTGGGTCAGTTCGACCTGTTCGGCGCCTTCGGCCGGATCGGCGGCCTGGCCGCGACGATGCTGGTGTTCACGCTCGTCTTCACCAACTTCTTCGACGCGATGGGCACCATGACCGGGCTGGCGAAGAGCGCGGGCGTGGCCCACAAGGACGGCACGTTCCCCCGGCTCAAGTCCGCCTTCATCGTCGAAGGCGTGGGTGCGGTGATGGGCGGCGCGACGTCGGGTTCCTCCAACACCGTGTACATCGACTCCGCTGCGGGGATCGGCGAGGGGGCACGCACCGGGCTGGCCTCGGTGGTCACCGGAGCGCTATTCCTGGGGTCCATGTTCCTCACCCCGCTCACCAGCGTGGTGCCGCTTGAGGTGGCAGCCGCCGCCCTGGTGGTGGTGGGCGCGATGATGATGGCGCAGATCCGCGAGATCAAGTTCACCAAGTTCGCGGTGGCACTGCCGGCCTTCCTGACGATCGTCACCATGCCGCTGAGCTATTCGATCGCCAATGGCATCGGCGTGGGCTTCGTGAGCTGGGCCGTGATCGGCGCGGCCTCCGGCAAGGCGAAGAAGATTCACCCGCTGATGTGGGTGGTCACCGCGGGCTTCGTGGTCTACTTCGCGCGGGGTCCGGTCAGCGCACTGCTCGGGGCGTAA
- a CDS encoding nucleobase:cation symporter-2 family protein, with product MNITKKSRPAATRPEDQRLSIGSTFAYGFQHVLTMYGGIIAPPLIIGAAAGMSSQDIGLLIAACLFVGGLATILQTVGIRFFGSQLPLVQGVSFAGVSTMVAIVHGGGGIQAVFGSVIAASLIGLLITPLFSKIIKFFPPVVTGTVITTIGLTLMPVAANWAMGGNKAAPNYGSMANIGLAAATMAIVLLLSKVGNAAISRLSILLAMVLGTLIALAFGMADFSKVGTGEIVAFPTPFAFGPPTFEIAAIISMLIVILVTLTETSADIIAVGEIVGTKVDSKRIGDGLRADMLSSAISPLFNSFTQSAFAQNVGLVAITGVKSRFVVSAGGLILVILGLLPVLGRVVAAVPTPVLGGAGVVLFGTVAASGIRTLSKVEYRNNMNLIIVAASVGFGMIPIAAPAFYDQFPSWFSTIFHSGISSAAVMAILLNLLFNHLKAGNSDNQSVFVAGTGRVVKEEELKCLADGDRFEGGKLIDCDGKEVPIQASSNSEH from the coding sequence ATGAACATCACCAAGAAAAGCCGCCCAGCGGCAACCCGCCCGGAAGATCAGCGCCTCTCGATCGGCAGCACTTTCGCCTACGGGTTCCAGCACGTCCTCACCATGTACGGCGGCATCATCGCGCCGCCCCTGATCATCGGCGCCGCGGCCGGCATGTCATCCCAGGACATCGGCCTGCTCATCGCAGCCTGCCTCTTCGTCGGCGGCCTGGCCACCATCCTGCAAACGGTCGGCATCCGCTTCTTCGGCTCCCAGCTCCCGCTCGTTCAGGGCGTCTCCTTCGCCGGCGTCTCCACCATGGTGGCGATTGTCCACGGCGGCGGCGGAATCCAGGCGGTCTTCGGCTCCGTGATCGCAGCCTCGCTGATCGGGCTGCTCATCACTCCCCTGTTCTCCAAGATCATCAAGTTCTTCCCGCCGGTCGTCACCGGCACCGTGATCACCACCATCGGCCTCACGCTGATGCCGGTGGCCGCCAACTGGGCCATGGGCGGCAACAAGGCGGCCCCCAACTACGGCAGCATGGCCAATATCGGCCTGGCCGCCGCCACCATGGCGATCGTCCTGCTGCTGAGCAAGGTGGGCAACGCCGCCATCTCCCGGCTTTCCATCCTCCTCGCGATGGTCCTCGGGACCCTGATCGCCCTCGCTTTCGGCATGGCTGACTTCTCCAAGGTGGGCACGGGCGAGATCGTCGCGTTCCCCACCCCGTTCGCCTTCGGTCCGCCGACGTTCGAGATCGCAGCGATCATCTCCATGCTGATCGTCATCCTGGTGACGCTCACCGAGACCTCCGCGGACATCATCGCCGTCGGCGAGATCGTGGGCACCAAGGTTGATTCGAAGCGGATCGGCGACGGCCTCCGGGCTGACATGCTCTCCAGTGCCATTTCCCCGCTGTTCAACTCGTTCACCCAGAGCGCCTTTGCCCAGAACGTGGGCCTCGTCGCCATCACGGGCGTCAAGAGCAGGTTCGTCGTCAGCGCCGGCGGCCTCATCCTGGTCATCCTCGGCCTGCTTCCGGTCCTTGGCCGGGTGGTGGCGGCGGTGCCGACGCCCGTTCTGGGCGGTGCCGGCGTCGTACTCTTTGGAACGGTTGCCGCCAGCGGCATCCGGACGCTCTCCAAGGTGGAGTACCGGAACAACATGAACCTGATCATCGTGGCCGCGTCCGTCGGGTTCGGCATGATCCCGATCGCGGCGCCGGCCTTCTACGACCAGTTCCCGTCCTGGTTCAGCACCATCTTCCACTCCGGCATCAGCTCGGCAGCGGTCATGGCCATCCTGCTGAACCTGCTGTTCAATCATCTCAAGGCGGGCAACTCGGACAACCAGTCAGTGTTCGTGGCGGGCACCGGGCGCGTCGTCAAGGAGGAGGAACTGAAGTGCCTCGCCGACGGCGACCGCTTCGAAGGCGGAAAGCTGATCGACTGCGACGGCAAGGAAGTGCCCATCCAGGCGTCATCCAACTCCGAGCATTAG
- a CDS encoding nucleoside deaminase — MSTTVTAEAFLARSIRLATANVLNSGGPFGAVIVTADGQTFDGVNRVTADNDPTAHAEVTAIRRACSGLGTFDLRGATLYSSCEPCPMCLASALWARIDSVVFAADRHDAASVGFDDAVFYEYFDNEDRHALMPVSKLELGHPEAPAILEPFNTWNTLDSRIDY, encoded by the coding sequence ATGAGTACCACCGTCACGGCCGAGGCATTCCTGGCCAGGTCCATCCGGTTGGCAACCGCCAACGTCCTGAACAGCGGCGGCCCGTTCGGCGCTGTGATCGTCACCGCCGACGGGCAGACGTTCGACGGCGTCAACCGGGTCACCGCCGACAACGATCCCACCGCCCACGCCGAGGTCACCGCCATCCGCCGCGCATGCAGCGGGCTGGGCACCTTTGACCTCCGCGGGGCCACCCTCTACAGCAGCTGCGAGCCGTGCCCCATGTGCCTCGCCTCGGCGCTCTGGGCCCGCATCGACAGCGTGGTTTTCGCCGCCGACCGGCACGACGCTGCCTCCGTGGGCTTCGACGACGCCGTCTTCTACGAGTACTTCGACAACGAGGACCGGCACGCCCTGATGCCGGTCTCCAAGCTGGAGCTGGGTCACCCCGAAGCCCCGGCCATCCTGGAGCCGTTCAACACCTGGAACACGCTCGACTCCAGGATTGACTACTAG
- the ligD gene encoding non-homologous end-joining DNA ligase — translation MTPSKTPAEILDVAGTEVRISSPDKVVFPEPGLTKLDLVRYYVAVADGALRGAGGRPMVLKRFPKGIDAEAFFQKRVPDNHPDFIDTTTLHYASGTSAEEAVIRDAAGLAWVVNLGCLDLNPHPVRAEDLEHPDELRVDLDPMPGVDWSQIVDVAYVAREVLDDVGLVGWPKTSGSRGLHILVRIAPQWSYRDVRLAAETLAREVENRAPGLATARWWKEERGESVFVDFNQNAKDRTVASAYSVRPLPDARVSTPLTWDEVRFARPEQFTVPTVLERFAEMGDPHTGIDDAVGMLDGLLALAAELGPAEKAPRGANGSGRRQSVMPLIEVARTKTKPEALAALDEWKSRHADVVPALHPADVLVDGMRGSSSLWYRVRVNLQHVPEAERPPQEELIADYDPWAGKEWPGRPGSSTA, via the coding sequence ATGACTCCGTCGAAGACGCCGGCCGAGATCCTGGACGTTGCCGGCACCGAGGTCCGCATCTCGAGCCCGGACAAGGTGGTGTTCCCTGAGCCCGGGCTGACGAAGCTCGACCTGGTGCGCTATTACGTGGCGGTCGCGGATGGCGCGCTGCGCGGCGCAGGCGGCCGGCCGATGGTGCTCAAGCGCTTCCCGAAGGGGATCGACGCGGAGGCGTTCTTCCAAAAGCGCGTGCCGGACAACCATCCCGATTTCATTGACACGACGACGCTGCACTACGCGTCGGGGACGTCGGCGGAGGAAGCCGTCATCCGCGACGCCGCGGGCCTGGCGTGGGTGGTGAATCTTGGCTGCCTCGACCTCAACCCGCATCCGGTCCGCGCCGAGGACCTCGAGCACCCGGACGAGCTGCGGGTGGACCTGGATCCAATGCCGGGGGTCGACTGGTCGCAGATTGTTGATGTCGCGTATGTCGCGCGGGAGGTGCTCGACGATGTCGGGCTCGTGGGGTGGCCGAAGACGAGCGGGTCCCGGGGACTCCACATTCTGGTGCGCATCGCCCCGCAGTGGTCGTACAGGGACGTGCGGCTCGCTGCGGAAACCCTCGCCCGGGAAGTCGAAAACCGCGCTCCCGGCCTCGCCACCGCGCGGTGGTGGAAGGAGGAGCGCGGCGAGAGTGTGTTCGTGGACTTCAACCAGAACGCGAAGGACCGCACGGTGGCATCGGCGTACTCGGTGCGGCCGCTGCCTGACGCCCGGGTTTCGACGCCGCTCACCTGGGACGAAGTCCGCTTCGCCCGGCCGGAACAATTCACGGTGCCCACAGTGCTGGAGCGTTTCGCCGAGATGGGGGACCCACACACCGGCATTGACGACGCCGTGGGAATGCTTGACGGGCTTCTCGCGCTGGCTGCCGAGCTCGGCCCCGCCGAGAAAGCGCCGCGCGGCGCCAACGGCTCCGGCCGGCGGCAGTCGGTGATGCCGCTCATCGAGGTGGCCCGCACCAAAACCAAACCGGAGGCACTCGCCGCGCTCGACGAGTGGAAGTCCCGGCATGCGGACGTGGTCCCCGCCCTGCACCCGGCCGATGTGCTTGTCGACGGAATGCGCGGGTCAAGCTCACTCTGGTACCGGGTGCGGGTGAACCTGCAGCATGTCCCCGAAGCGGAGCGTCCCCCGCAGGAGGAGCTCATCGCCGACTATGACCCGTGGGCCGGCAAGGAGTGGCCGGGGCGCCCGGGGTCTTCAACGGCCTGA
- a CDS encoding XdhC family protein, with the protein MLDLMPSLAGWRPAASGERCAVATIITASGSVPRPTGTSMLVSESGEILGSLSGGCVEAAVVASALEVMADGGTRLEAFGFSSEDAFAVGLTCGGELEVHIQPLDGNAAGLGDLRKFAAGDPGRPLALIRRIDGASGRSISGGTVSGSALGAAGAQAAGAQAAGAQAAGAQATGTPGAGTEVTARTQPPSVVVVPDPGAFEVAGSAELAALLGLDALNLDAGARWEALLAAAAQLEPLLRGGRTGLVRLAPPQGCGVSGRGARGTDGGVASPEPVTLLVESRLPQARLLVFGANDFGAALVPAAKLLGYRVTLCDARPAFAAQERFAAADEVATDWPHRYLAAEAAAGRIDSRSVICVLTHDPKFDIPLLQEALELDVAFVGALGSRRSHRQRIDGLLEAGVAPEKLARLHSPIGLDLGAVTPAEVAVSITAELIAARSGAVACTPLRDGTGPIHSLPEAGSAHAEPAFSTEQASQEIAWT; encoded by the coding sequence ATGCTGGATCTGATGCCTTCTCTGGCCGGCTGGCGCCCGGCGGCCTCCGGGGAACGGTGCGCCGTCGCCACCATCATCACCGCCAGCGGCTCCGTGCCGCGGCCGACAGGGACCTCCATGCTGGTGTCCGAATCCGGCGAGATACTCGGCAGCCTCTCCGGCGGCTGTGTTGAAGCGGCCGTGGTTGCCTCGGCGCTGGAAGTGATGGCCGACGGCGGCACCCGCCTTGAGGCGTTCGGCTTCAGTAGCGAGGACGCATTTGCCGTCGGGCTCACCTGCGGCGGTGAATTGGAGGTCCACATCCAGCCCTTGGATGGCAACGCCGCCGGGCTCGGGGACCTCCGCAAGTTTGCCGCCGGGGACCCCGGACGGCCGCTGGCCCTGATCCGGCGAATCGACGGTGCGTCTGGCAGGAGCATTTCCGGCGGGACCGTGTCCGGCAGCGCATTGGGGGCTGCCGGCGCTCAGGCTGCCGGCGCTCAGGCTGCCGGCGCTCAGGCTGCCGGCGCTCAGGCTACCGGAACTCCGGGAGCCGGAACAGAGGTGACGGCGCGGACACAGCCGCCTTCCGTCGTCGTAGTTCCGGATCCTGGCGCCTTCGAGGTTGCGGGATCGGCTGAGCTCGCGGCCCTGCTGGGGCTGGACGCTTTGAACCTGGACGCTGGGGCCAGATGGGAAGCACTCCTGGCGGCAGCGGCCCAGCTCGAACCGCTGCTGCGCGGCGGCCGGACGGGGCTGGTCCGGCTGGCTCCGCCGCAGGGCTGTGGTGTTTCTGGCCGTGGCGCCCGCGGTACTGATGGCGGGGTGGCGTCGCCCGAACCCGTGACGCTGCTGGTGGAGAGTCGCCTGCCGCAGGCCCGGCTGCTGGTGTTTGGCGCCAACGACTTCGGCGCGGCGCTGGTACCGGCCGCGAAGCTGCTCGGCTACCGCGTCACGCTGTGCGATGCCCGGCCGGCGTTCGCAGCGCAGGAGCGTTTCGCCGCCGCGGACGAGGTGGCCACCGACTGGCCACACCGGTATCTCGCCGCGGAAGCCGCAGCAGGCCGGATCGACTCCCGCTCGGTCATCTGCGTCCTCACCCACGATCCCAAGTTCGACATCCCGTTGCTGCAGGAAGCCCTGGAACTTGATGTTGCTTTCGTCGGCGCCCTGGGCTCGCGCCGCAGCCACCGGCAGCGCATCGACGGGTTGCTCGAGGCCGGCGTGGCACCGGAGAAGCTGGCACGGCTGCATTCGCCGATCGGCCTGGACCTCGGTGCCGTCACACCGGCGGAAGTGGCCGTCTCCATCACCGCGGAGCTGATCGCGGCGCGCAGCGGTGCCGTCGCCTGCACTCCACTGCGGGACGGCACCGGACCCATCCATTCCCTTCCCGAAGCCGGGAGCGCTCACGCAGAACCGGCATTCAGTACAGAGCAGGCATCCCAGGAGATCGCATGGACATGA